In Pseudoalteromonas xiamenensis, the following are encoded in one genomic region:
- a CDS encoding methyltransferase family protein, with protein MENVKQNTGGVNREYGKATAQRFTFVGLHLALVLFCAWLVFAGGFAYLGSLFGEQWQFADMTRAEILFGCAALYWLRHAITVLYLLQRAIDWSEVFGLLCFMAFFEIGLLVLGGGAFRDSVIPLGGLDVVAVVLLVVGSFFNTFSELQRKWWKKDASNKGKCYTEGLFKYSMHINYFGDSVLFTGWALFTVNFWTLLLPLSMAYSFVAFHIPALDSYLEDRYGEPFKRYAAKTKKFIPFIY; from the coding sequence ATGGAAAACGTAAAACAGAATACAGGCGGCGTGAATCGAGAATACGGTAAAGCGACCGCTCAGCGATTCACGTTCGTTGGTTTACATTTAGCTCTCGTACTTTTTTGTGCTTGGCTTGTCTTCGCTGGTGGCTTTGCCTACCTAGGTTCGCTTTTTGGTGAACAGTGGCAATTTGCTGATATGACGCGTGCCGAAATATTGTTTGGTTGTGCTGCGCTATACTGGTTGCGCCATGCCATTACCGTGCTGTACTTATTGCAACGAGCAATCGATTGGAGTGAAGTCTTTGGCCTACTTTGCTTTATGGCCTTTTTCGAAATCGGTCTTTTGGTCCTTGGCGGTGGCGCCTTTAGAGACAGTGTCATTCCACTTGGCGGTTTAGACGTCGTTGCTGTCGTTCTGCTTGTCGTAGGCTCTTTTTTCAATACGTTCTCAGAATTACAGCGCAAATGGTGGAAAAAAGACGCAAGCAACAAAGGCAAATGCTATACCGAAGGCCTATTCAAATATTCAATGCACATCAATTATTTTGGTGACTCCGTGTTATTTACCGGTTGGGCACTGTTCACCGTGAACTTCTGGACATTATTGCTGCCGTTATCAATGGCTTACTCTTTTGTTGCTTTCCACATCCCTGCATTGGATAGTTACTTAGAAGACCGATATGGCGAACCCTTTAAGCGATATGCAGCTAAAACGAAGAAATTTATTCCATTTATCTACTAG